A stretch of Saccharothrix texasensis DNA encodes these proteins:
- a CDS encoding BTAD domain-containing putative transcriptional regulator translates to MVRSAGRVLRGLIAAAVLVALVAGLPWALWHYIGWPLPDHVPTWVEVEGVLLGPMTTTFLLDFIACLCWTTWAAFTIDVLRCTVDLARSGFDAATKLPDFSAAGPMHALASVLVGAALLSVLGNRPTPAPATSLSTALGAGSQVVATAPAWQHPAHGEEKVAVRKAVVATRTTAGGDAATVSAPTHPESVVVRPPEGGVHDSLWRIAERALGDGTRWPEIFELNQGRPQPNGHPFTKPSLIFPGEELALPREASVPVVPSHPADPDLSSPAPPSPPPTTSAPPTSNQPPAPVPPAPPTHQTPPAATDTDNAPAAPGEPGFQWGPELFVSLGLTAAISAMLLVARRRYRNRYRPGSGDRDDLPVAPVVYQLRLAHLRAEVDDEIDLGDDPDDEQRERPQRVPPQPPLVVGAPRTGVSRHPTLAPGLGVRDGREVALDLATARGLGLVGPGASAAARALLIAVLTTPGHLAKSAGAMVVVPADDLASVLGRGATHEHVPSTVRVVADLDDALDAVEAETLVRASASREHGTGPGMWPPLVLVAKPSAHHQRLQAVLDNGVPFAVTGLLLGQWQPGVTAYVRQGGTISATGPGLGEALRGTRMFRLGGDDTTELLTLLRQAEPDPRVENNPVLGPVLRPRIVAAQPAGKDHRAQKDTDRLKTGHAEPDGVELEVTAAATRPAPPDTELEISGPALGVRLRPPDTGRQRLAASGVTDAAVDERKYVGEVGDDEPAPTSEPTTAAAQAAPTVTPGGEQDVNSALITITMLGGLRVHWHSGPGATDSPREITGALQPRTKELLVLLGLHPDGATREALVSALWGQEPPSRPTNALHTALSRMRSALATATNGAVGDIVSVGNGRYQLDPARVRVDYWRFAQAIAARRTAATDSARVDAYRDVVNAYGGPLAEGMSAEWIEPAREAIRRDAIDAVAALARALVDSDPQQTLDLLEVARTFDPHNELLYRDIMRLQERLGQLDAIPRTLTLLTTRLAEVDAAPTPQARGLAARLGQRHEDVPVGPANSGSRRDHGRSAAG, encoded by the coding sequence GTGGTCCGGTCGGCCGGACGGGTCCTGCGAGGTCTGATCGCCGCCGCAGTACTGGTTGCGCTCGTGGCGGGCTTGCCGTGGGCGCTGTGGCACTACATCGGCTGGCCGCTACCTGACCACGTCCCCACGTGGGTCGAGGTCGAAGGCGTGCTGCTCGGCCCGATGACGACGACATTCCTGCTGGACTTCATCGCCTGCCTGTGCTGGACCACCTGGGCCGCGTTCACCATCGACGTCCTGCGCTGCACGGTGGACTTGGCCCGCAGCGGCTTCGACGCCGCCACCAAGCTGCCGGACTTCTCTGCCGCAGGTCCGATGCACGCGTTGGCGAGCGTGCTGGTCGGTGCCGCCCTGCTGTCCGTGCTGGGCAATCGGCCCACGCCAGCACCCGCCACCTCGTTGTCCACCGCGCTCGGCGCCGGATCGCAGGTCGTGGCGACCGCACCCGCCTGGCAGCACCCAGCGCACGGCGAGGAGAAGGTGGCGGTCCGCAAAGCCGTGGTCGCCACCCGGACCACCGCCGGTGGTGACGCTGCCACCGTCAGCGCGCCCACCCATCCGGAGTCCGTGGTCGTACGGCCGCCAGAAGGCGGGGTCCACGACTCGTTGTGGCGCATCGCGGAGCGCGCCCTCGGTGACGGCACTCGGTGGCCGGAGATCTTCGAGCTCAACCAGGGAAGGCCCCAACCGAACGGGCATCCCTTCACGAAGCCGAGCCTGATCTTCCCCGGTGAGGAACTGGCACTGCCGCGCGAGGCGAGCGTGCCTGTGGTGCCGTCGCACCCGGCGGACCCGGACCTGTCTTCCCCCGCCCCGCCCTCCCCACCGCCGACTACCTCCGCGCCACCGACGAGCAACCAACCGCCCGCACCGGTGCCGCCCGCGCCACCCACCCACCAGACACCACCCGCCGCGACCGACACGGACAACGCTCCAGCGGCACCGGGCGAACCCGGCTTCCAGTGGGGACCGGAGCTCTTCGTCAGTCTCGGATTGACCGCCGCGATCAGCGCAATGCTGCTGGTCGCCCGCCGCCGCTATCGCAACCGGTACCGGCCCGGCAGCGGCGACCGCGACGACCTGCCCGTGGCACCGGTGGTCTACCAGCTGCGCCTGGCTCATCTGCGGGCCGAGGTCGACGACGAGATCGACCTCGGCGACGACCCGGACGACGAACAACGCGAACGTCCCCAGCGCGTGCCGCCGCAGCCACCCCTTGTGGTGGGCGCACCCCGGACCGGAGTCAGCCGGCACCCCACCCTTGCGCCGGGGCTGGGTGTCCGAGACGGTCGCGAGGTCGCTCTGGACCTCGCGACCGCCCGCGGCCTCGGGCTGGTCGGGCCCGGTGCGTCCGCCGCAGCCCGCGCGCTGCTGATCGCCGTGCTCACCACCCCGGGCCACCTGGCGAAGTCGGCAGGGGCGATGGTCGTCGTCCCTGCCGACGACCTAGCCTCGGTCCTCGGACGCGGGGCAACCCACGAGCACGTGCCGTCGACCGTGCGGGTGGTCGCCGACCTGGACGACGCGCTCGACGCGGTGGAAGCCGAAACCCTGGTGCGCGCCTCTGCCAGCCGTGAACACGGCACCGGGCCGGGGATGTGGCCGCCGCTGGTGCTGGTGGCCAAACCATCGGCACACCACCAACGGTTGCAAGCGGTCCTGGACAACGGCGTGCCGTTCGCCGTCACCGGTCTGCTGTTGGGCCAGTGGCAGCCCGGCGTGACCGCCTACGTCCGCCAGGGCGGCACGATCTCGGCCACCGGCCCCGGTCTGGGCGAGGCCCTGCGCGGAACCCGGATGTTCCGCCTCGGCGGCGACGACACCACCGAGCTGCTGACCCTGCTGCGCCAAGCCGAGCCCGACCCCCGGGTCGAGAACAACCCCGTTCTCGGCCCGGTGCTGCGCCCTCGGATCGTGGCGGCACAACCCGCTGGCAAGGACCACCGGGCGCAGAAGGATACAGACCGGCTCAAGACTGGCCACGCGGAACCAGACGGGGTCGAACTGGAGGTCACGGCCGCAGCCACGCGACCAGCGCCTCCGGACACCGAGCTGGAGATCTCCGGTCCCGCGCTCGGTGTACGGCTGCGCCCACCGGATACCGGTCGCCAGCGGCTCGCCGCGTCGGGTGTGACCGACGCTGCTGTGGACGAGCGGAAGTACGTAGGTGAGGTCGGTGACGACGAACCGGCCCCGACCAGTGAGCCCACGACCGCGGCAGCTCAAGCAGCACCGACCGTCACGCCCGGCGGCGAACAGGACGTGAACTCCGCGCTGATCACGATCACCATGCTCGGTGGTCTGCGCGTGCACTGGCATTCCGGTCCCGGTGCCACCGACAGTCCACGGGAGATCACCGGGGCGTTGCAGCCCAGAACCAAGGAGCTACTGGTCCTGCTGGGGCTGCATCCCGACGGTGCCACCCGCGAGGCGCTCGTCTCGGCGCTGTGGGGACAAGAACCACCGTCTCGTCCCACCAACGCTCTGCACACGGCGCTGTCGCGGATGCGCTCCGCGCTGGCCACCGCCACCAACGGGGCGGTAGGCGACATCGTCTCGGTGGGCAATGGCCGCTACCAGCTCGATCCGGCACGCGTTCGCGTCGACTACTGGCGCTTCGCGCAGGCCATCGCCGCCCGCCGCACCGCCGCGACTGACTCCGCCCGCGTCGACGCCTACCGGGACGTGGTCAACGCCTACGGCGGCCCGCTGGCCGAAGGCATGTCGGCCGAGTGGATCGAGCCCGCGCGCGAAGCGATCCGCCGCGACGCCATCGACGCCGTCGCCGCGCTGGCCCGCGCGCTGGTCGACTCCGACCCGCAGCAGACATTGGATCTCCTGGAGGTCGCGCGGACGTTCGACCCGCACAACGAGCTGCTCTACCGCGACATCATGCGCCTACAGGAACGGCTCGGACAGCTTGATGCCATCCCGCGGACGCTGACCCTGCTCACCACCCGGCTGGCCGAGGTCGACGCGGCGCCGACGCCGCAGGCGCGTGGGCTGGCCGCCCGGCTGGGGCAGCGCCACGAGGATGTTCCCGTCGGCCCAGCGAACTCAGGCTCTCGCAGAGACCATGGTCGCAGCGCAGCCGGCTGA
- a CDS encoding AAA family ATPase: MTASTSTTTPPATAPAASAGGSVSRLRNGELRAMVARVLADAGKDLTPRNIAHTLNRSSGAVGNACRVLADRGEAEVVSTTPLTYRATATTASAAAPAITPAPPRTPRPKPPAAPPTTAPASTAATPAGAGGAATGLASGKARSAGTVTGPVMRPNGMEYHPRLVAGTSLPDVTALRRLRDAGVAALLYGPPGTGKTSVVEAAFPDCVTVQGDGDTVVADFVGDYTKTPDGEFVFVHGPLVRAMRDGVPLFIDDATLIPPTVLAVVYPAMDGRRQIIVKANGGEVVDAAPGFYVVAGHNPGVHGAVLTDALSSRFSVQVAVSSDYDLADQLGVDKKAVRVARNLATRQERGEVGWAPQLRELLAFKKIAAVLGVDAAAANLVGIAPEEDRDTVAAVVRDAFGRTVKPLALGARVTPATR; encoded by the coding sequence ATGACCGCGTCAACCTCAACCACCACGCCCCCCGCTACCGCGCCCGCCGCCTCGGCGGGTGGGTCGGTATCCCGGTTGCGCAACGGTGAGCTGCGCGCGATGGTCGCGCGAGTACTGGCCGACGCAGGGAAGGACCTGACGCCCCGGAACATCGCGCACACGCTGAACCGGTCCTCCGGTGCGGTGGGCAACGCGTGCCGGGTGTTGGCGGACCGTGGCGAGGCGGAGGTCGTCTCGACCACGCCGCTGACCTACCGGGCGACCGCGACCACGGCCTCCGCCGCCGCGCCCGCCATCACCCCCGCACCACCCCGCACGCCCCGCCCGAAACCACCCGCCGCGCCGCCGACCACCGCGCCTGCGAGCACCGCTGCCACACCCGCCGGGGCGGGCGGGGCGGCGACCGGTCTGGCATCGGGGAAGGCGCGGTCGGCGGGCACGGTGACCGGTCCGGTGATGCGTCCGAACGGAATGGAGTACCACCCGCGCCTGGTGGCGGGGACCTCGTTGCCGGACGTGACCGCGTTGCGGCGGTTGCGCGACGCCGGGGTCGCCGCGCTGCTATACGGACCGCCCGGCACAGGCAAGACCTCGGTGGTGGAGGCGGCGTTCCCGGACTGCGTCACGGTTCAGGGCGACGGGGACACCGTGGTGGCCGACTTCGTGGGCGACTACACCAAGACCCCGGACGGGGAGTTCGTGTTCGTGCACGGTCCGCTGGTCCGCGCGATGCGCGACGGGGTGCCGTTGTTCATTGACGACGCCACGCTGATTCCGCCGACCGTGCTCGCGGTGGTCTATCCCGCGATGGACGGCCGCCGCCAGATCATCGTGAAAGCCAACGGCGGCGAGGTCGTGGACGCAGCCCCCGGCTTCTACGTGGTCGCCGGCCACAACCCCGGAGTGCACGGCGCGGTGCTCACCGACGCGCTCTCGTCCCGGTTCTCCGTACAGGTCGCGGTGTCGTCGGACTACGACCTCGCGGACCAATTGGGGGTGGACAAGAAGGCGGTGAGGGTGGCGCGCAACCTCGCCACCCGGCAGGAACGGGGCGAGGTCGGGTGGGCACCGCAACTGCGGGAGCTGTTGGCGTTCAAGAAGATCGCCGCCGTGCTCGGGGTCGACGCCGCCGCCGCGAACCTGGTGGGCATCGCGCCGGAAGAGGACCGGGACACCGTCGCCGCCGTGGTGCGCGACGCCTTCGGCCGCACCGTGAAACCCCTCGCCCTCGGTGCCCGCGTCACCCCCGCCACACGCTGA
- a CDS encoding VWA domain-containing protein: protein MSTHFTADPTATGAAMFPARPEWLTVSAAFADEVPVIADRDDLVVSVAPGAGGGAPACFYPARALIEVDGDHLGVDPATVDPANLSDRSRYAPAWGALTHECGHAKHTAWEPPRDAPPGVVAAAMLLEEPRMEAAQVRRRPDDRHWLRACVRGIVAADLHLFADPATAPQMTKADAARSAALLLGRADGGVLTRAEVAPVARVVRDVLGEETLDKLRAVWRTALRTADDNGQTMLDLGRQWCAIAGTDPNTGDPDPGGTADPSGRPDPSGGTTATGNGTGTPPPTGGTPSPSPLAGAIAAVLDDVARRVAREKAPEDPAAVAAADRVREAAADKVAHQAARSVFEVGGSRDGSTATAGTRPPTPQERSAARVLARALDTAGIRERVAVKSTSELPPGRLRMRGVRAAEAQRAAGATVTAQPFTRITRTPVPTPPLRLGVACDVSGTMGWARAHVASAAWILAAAARHARVPAQTASVIFGHHVHPLTHPGKHPAEVTEFESRDNWEDIPTAIDALDGALGLSRPGAARLLVVVSDGRFRHQPRRDGQRKLDRLRTAGCAVLWLTTDPDDTPLDGTTVHRLTDPTTTARAIGQAATAALRATR, encoded by the coding sequence GTGAGCACCCACTTCACCGCCGACCCGACCGCCACCGGTGCCGCCATGTTCCCCGCCCGCCCCGAGTGGCTGACCGTGTCCGCCGCCTTCGCCGACGAGGTACCGGTGATCGCTGACCGGGACGACCTCGTGGTCAGCGTCGCGCCCGGCGCGGGTGGTGGTGCCCCGGCGTGTTTCTACCCCGCCCGCGCGCTGATCGAGGTCGACGGCGACCACCTCGGTGTCGATCCCGCCACCGTGGATCCCGCGAACCTGTCCGACCGGTCCCGTTACGCCCCGGCGTGGGGTGCGCTGACCCACGAGTGCGGGCACGCCAAACACACCGCCTGGGAACCACCGCGCGACGCCCCGCCCGGCGTGGTCGCCGCCGCCATGCTGTTGGAAGAGCCCCGTATGGAAGCCGCCCAGGTGCGCCGCCGCCCGGATGACCGGCACTGGTTGCGCGCGTGCGTGCGCGGCATCGTCGCCGCCGACCTGCACCTGTTCGCCGACCCCGCCACCGCTCCACAAATGACCAAGGCCGATGCCGCCCGGTCCGCCGCCCTGCTGTTGGGGCGGGCGGACGGCGGGGTGCTCACCCGCGCCGAGGTCGCCCCCGTCGCGCGGGTGGTGCGGGACGTGCTGGGTGAGGAGACGCTGGACAAGCTGCGGGCGGTGTGGCGCACGGCGTTGCGTACCGCCGACGACAACGGCCAGACCATGCTCGACCTCGGCCGGCAGTGGTGCGCGATCGCCGGCACCGACCCGAACACCGGCGACCCGGACCCCGGCGGGACAGCCGACCCGTCCGGCAGGCCCGACCCGTCCGGCGGCACCACCGCGACCGGGAACGGAACCGGCACCCCGCCCCCTACCGGTGGCACTCCGTCCCCGTCACCGTTGGCGGGCGCGATCGCCGCCGTGTTGGACGACGTGGCGCGTCGGGTGGCGCGGGAGAAGGCACCGGAGGACCCCGCCGCAGTCGCCGCCGCCGACAGGGTGCGCGAGGCCGCCGCCGACAAGGTCGCCCACCAGGCGGCACGCTCGGTGTTCGAGGTCGGTGGTTCCCGTGACGGGTCGACCGCCACGGCGGGCACCCGCCCGCCCACCCCGCAGGAGCGCTCGGCCGCGCGGGTGTTGGCGCGGGCGTTGGACACCGCCGGCATCCGGGAACGGGTGGCGGTCAAATCCACCTCGGAGCTGCCGCCGGGCCGGTTGAGGATGCGCGGTGTGCGTGCCGCCGAAGCCCAACGCGCCGCCGGGGCGACCGTCACCGCGCAACCGTTCACCCGCATCACCCGCACCCCCGTGCCGACCCCACCGCTACGGCTCGGGGTGGCGTGCGACGTGTCCGGCACGATGGGCTGGGCACGCGCCCACGTCGCCTCGGCGGCCTGGATTCTCGCCGCCGCAGCCCGCCACGCCAGGGTGCCCGCCCAGACCGCGAGCGTGATCTTCGGCCACCACGTGCACCCGCTGACTCACCCCGGCAAACACCCCGCCGAGGTCACCGAGTTCGAATCCCGCGACAACTGGGAAGACATCCCTACCGCCATCGACGCCCTCGACGGTGCCCTCGGACTGTCCCGACCCGGCGCGGCCCGCCTGCTGGTCGTGGTCTCCGACGGCCGATTCCGCCACCAGCCCCGCCGCGACGGACAACGCAAACTCGACCGCCTGCGCACAGCCGGATGCGCGGTGCTGTGGCTGACCACCGACCCCGACGACACCCCCCTCGACGGCACGACCGTGCACCGGCTGACCGACCCCACCACCACCGCCCGCGCCATCGGGCAGGCCGCCACCGCCGCCCTGCGCGCTACCCGCTGA
- a CDS encoding alkylmercury lyase family protein, translating into MNKGSASAGITTPARQLHHGILAAFADTGRPPGPQDLEDYTHDHGIDLEPALRELTGCDLLAVDHRGRIRAAYPFSPTPTRHSVTWAGGPTTHAMCAVDALGMSAMLDHPAVITSTEPGSDATITIRVDRDQATWTPDTAVVLAGTTTDDGCCPSADRTCGYINFFTSAQAACNWADAHPEITATVLDQTQALASGITEFGALLQPTSETRPA; encoded by the coding sequence TTGAACAAGGGCAGCGCCTCCGCCGGCATCACCACCCCTGCCCGTCAGCTCCACCACGGGATCCTCGCTGCCTTCGCCGACACCGGCCGACCACCCGGACCACAGGACCTGGAGGACTACACCCACGACCACGGCATCGACCTCGAACCCGCGCTGCGTGAACTGACCGGGTGCGACCTGCTGGCCGTCGACCACCGGGGCCGGATCCGCGCCGCCTACCCCTTCTCGCCGACGCCGACACGCCACTCCGTGACCTGGGCGGGCGGCCCGACCACCCACGCCATGTGCGCTGTCGACGCACTCGGCATGTCCGCCATGCTCGACCACCCGGCCGTCATCACCTCCACCGAGCCTGGCAGCGACGCCACGATCACCATCCGGGTCGACCGCGACCAAGCGACCTGGACCCCGGACACCGCCGTCGTCCTCGCCGGCACCACCACCGACGACGGCTGTTGCCCCTCGGCCGACCGCACCTGCGGCTACATCAACTTCTTCACCAGCGCCCAGGCGGCATGCAACTGGGCCGATGCCCATCCCGAGATCACCGCGACCGTGCTCGACCAGACACAAGCCCTGGCAAGCGGCATCACCGAATTCGGCGCCCTCCTGCAACCGACATCGGAAACCCGTCCCGCCTGA
- the merA gene encoding mercury(II) reductase produces MRYDLAVIGSGGAAFAAAIAARRKGRSVIMIERGTVGGTCVNTGCVPSKALLAAAQARHVALHQQFPGIRTAADGVDMAAVTGAKRTLVDTMRTDKYVDLAADHGWEILTGTARFVDGPALDVDLTGGDRTRVHAEHYLVATGSAPWTPPITGLAGIGYLTSTTAMEQTTLPRSLAVIGGNYVGLEQAQLYARLGVRVTVIEQEDRLAPGEEPEISDGIQGVFADEGITVHTGSAVTSVRREHDHVVLDSHTASANGEIRAEALLVATGRRPVTDGLNLADVGVTPGPRGEVPVDEHLRTDNPRIWAAGDVTGHPQFVYVAGAHGTLVADNAFDDAHRTLDYHHLPRVTFTSPQIAAAGLTEAQAVEQGYACERRVLSLEHVPRALIDRDTRGLIKLVAEQGTGRLLGAHVLADGAGDVIATAVYAMANHMTVTQMADMWCPYLTMAEGLKLAAQTFTRDVTTLSCCAS; encoded by the coding sequence ATGAGGTACGACCTCGCGGTGATCGGCTCGGGTGGCGCCGCCTTCGCGGCGGCGATCGCGGCACGTCGCAAAGGCCGGAGCGTGATCATGATCGAGCGCGGCACGGTCGGCGGCACGTGCGTCAACACCGGCTGCGTGCCCTCCAAGGCTCTGCTGGCCGCGGCGCAGGCCCGGCACGTCGCGCTGCACCAGCAGTTCCCCGGCATCCGCACCGCCGCCGACGGAGTGGACATGGCCGCCGTGACCGGAGCCAAACGCACCCTGGTGGACACGATGCGGACCGACAAGTACGTCGACCTCGCCGCCGACCACGGCTGGGAGATCCTGACCGGCACCGCCCGCTTCGTCGACGGCCCCGCCCTGGATGTCGACCTCACCGGAGGCGACCGGACCCGAGTGCACGCCGAGCACTACCTCGTCGCCACCGGCTCCGCCCCCTGGACACCGCCGATCACAGGGCTGGCCGGGATCGGCTACCTGACCTCGACCACCGCGATGGAACAGACCACGCTGCCGCGCTCGTTGGCGGTCATCGGCGGCAACTACGTCGGCCTGGAACAGGCACAGCTGTACGCCCGCCTCGGCGTCCGCGTGACCGTGATCGAACAGGAAGACCGGCTCGCGCCCGGCGAGGAACCGGAGATCTCCGACGGCATCCAGGGAGTGTTCGCCGACGAGGGCATCACCGTGCACACCGGCAGCGCGGTCACCTCGGTCCGACGCGAGCACGACCACGTCGTACTCGACTCCCACACCGCCAGCGCCAACGGCGAGATCCGGGCCGAGGCGCTGCTGGTGGCCACCGGACGCCGTCCGGTCACCGACGGACTCAACCTGGCCGACGTCGGCGTCACACCCGGCCCACGCGGCGAGGTGCCTGTCGACGAACACCTGCGCACCGACAACCCCCGCATCTGGGCCGCCGGGGACGTCACCGGCCATCCGCAGTTCGTCTACGTCGCCGGGGCCCACGGCACCCTGGTCGCCGACAACGCCTTCGACGACGCCCACCGCACCCTGGACTACCACCACCTGCCGCGGGTGACGTTCACCAGCCCGCAGATCGCGGCAGCCGGCCTCACCGAAGCCCAAGCCGTCGAACAGGGCTATGCGTGCGAGCGCCGGGTGCTGTCCCTGGAACACGTGCCACGCGCCCTGATCGACCGCGACACCCGCGGCCTGATCAAACTCGTCGCCGAACAAGGCACCGGACGACTGCTCGGCGCCCACGTCCTCGCCGACGGCGCCGGAGACGTGATCGCCACTGCCGTCTACGCCATGGCCAACCACATGACCGTCACGCAGATGGCCGATATGTGGTGCCCCTACCTCACCATGGCCGAAGGCCTCAAACTCGCCGCCCAGACGTTCACCCGCGACGTGACCACGCTGTCCTGCTGCGCATCCTGA
- a CDS encoding ArsR/SmtB family transcription factor, with amino-acid sequence MARHGNVETVNCAGGADCCAGPLGLLPEVTDGAAVLAKFFRALGDPARLRLLEFLVAGERSVGECVRHIGLAQGRVSTHLACLADCGYVEVRRQGRFSYYRVADPRVVDLVHLARALAADHAAVLAACRRIDAGAGAPDAGRT; translated from the coding sequence GTGGCGCGGCACGGGAACGTGGAGACGGTCAACTGCGCGGGCGGGGCGGACTGCTGCGCCGGTCCGCTCGGTCTGCTGCCGGAGGTCACGGACGGGGCAGCGGTGCTGGCGAAGTTCTTCCGCGCCCTCGGTGACCCGGCTCGGCTGCGGCTGCTGGAGTTCCTGGTGGCCGGTGAACGGTCGGTCGGCGAGTGTGTCCGGCACATCGGTCTGGCCCAGGGTCGGGTGTCGACCCATTTGGCATGTCTGGCCGACTGCGGTTACGTCGAGGTCCGCCGGCAGGGCCGCTTCTCCTATTACCGGGTCGCCGATCCCCGGGTGGTCGACCTGGTGCACCTGGCGCGGGCGCTGGCGGCCGACCACGCCGCCGTGCTGGCGGCGTGCCGGCGCATCGACGCCGGTGCGGGGGCGCCCGACGCCGGCCGGACCTGA
- a CDS encoding DUF169 domain-containing protein: MSHPELATALTELLSLDLPPVALSKVQARPEGVVDTGRPVPSSCAMWRVAEKGVFYAEAAEHFNCPVGSMVMGFEMPDEVNAELGGLVQSMCDAQYLEMSEVANIPSVRKAGTGVVYGPLADLPVEPDVVLLWLTPAQAMIYNEASGNANWTAEAGQVSGRPGCTALALAMETGQPRMALGCIGMRTFTGIAADRMLAVLPGAKVGEFVEALKVTVQANAGMKQFYESKLAQFV, encoded by the coding sequence ATGAGTCATCCCGAGCTGGCCACCGCGTTGACCGAGTTGCTGTCGCTGGACCTGCCGCCGGTGGCGCTGTCGAAGGTGCAGGCGCGACCGGAAGGGGTTGTCGACACCGGTCGGCCGGTGCCATCCAGCTGTGCGATGTGGCGCGTGGCGGAGAAGGGGGTCTTCTACGCCGAGGCCGCGGAGCACTTCAACTGTCCGGTGGGGTCCATGGTGATGGGCTTCGAGATGCCCGACGAGGTCAACGCCGAGCTGGGCGGCCTGGTGCAGTCGATGTGCGACGCCCAGTACCTGGAGATGTCGGAGGTCGCGAACATCCCGTCGGTGCGCAAGGCGGGCACGGGCGTGGTGTACGGGCCGTTGGCAGATCTGCCGGTCGAGCCGGACGTGGTGCTGCTGTGGCTCACCCCGGCGCAGGCGATGATCTACAACGAGGCGTCCGGCAACGCGAATTGGACCGCGGAAGCGGGGCAGGTGTCCGGACGTCCCGGATGCACCGCGCTGGCGTTGGCGATGGAGACCGGGCAGCCGCGCATGGCGCTGGGCTGCATCGGCATGCGCACGTTCACCGGCATCGCGGCCGACCGGATGCTGGCCGTGCTGCCGGGAGCCAAGGTCGGCGAGTTCGTCGAGGCGCTCAAGGTCACCGTGCAGGCCAACGCCGGCATGAAGCAGTTCTACGAGAGCAAGCTGGCCCAGTTCGTCTAA
- a CDS encoding ArsR/SmtB family transcription factor → MATAGRVIGLEIVETRSSGAPHCSVPLTTPRLSHEQANDLSVVFKALAHPTRVQLMNLLVSSPFAACVYDIQVAMGMPQSTISHHLKQLVGAGLLHRRQRGSWAYYSVDREAMRRLGTVIDLGDAPAQPLSPQAQTDPPVERVEDV, encoded by the coding sequence GTGGCAACCGCTGGGCGGGTCATCGGCTTGGAGATCGTGGAGACGCGGTCGTCGGGCGCGCCGCATTGCAGCGTTCCGCTGACCACGCCCCGTCTGTCGCACGAGCAGGCCAACGACCTGTCGGTGGTGTTCAAGGCGCTGGCGCACCCGACGCGGGTGCAGCTGATGAACCTGCTGGTGTCCAGCCCGTTCGCGGCCTGTGTCTACGACATCCAGGTCGCGATGGGCATGCCGCAGTCCACGATCAGCCACCACCTCAAGCAGCTGGTCGGCGCCGGCCTGCTGCACCGCCGGCAGCGGGGCAGCTGGGCGTACTACTCGGTGGACCGCGAGGCCATGCGCCGGTTGGGCACGGTGATCGACCTGGGCGACGCGCCCGCGCAGCCGCTGTCGCCGCAGGCACAGACCGATCCGCCGGTCGAGCGGGTCGAGGACGTGTGA